From the genome of Lentimonas sp. CC4, one region includes:
- a CDS encoding sulfatase — MHLSTKLYGFLALLIGLCAGVSHAMVTPSPTINKRPNIIWLMAEDMGTDLECYGTAGVRTPNLNRLAAEGARFTKAYCANPICSPNRSSMMVGVNQTRINAQHHRSNRDVPLMAPYKPITYWMRDAGYTAILGSDLVMKGGKKIDCNFKTAPLGSYDGVTNFGLFDKELDFSAADQPFFNQIQLVVTHRGDWWNGVRAESKHPVDMNAIELPPFMADTPEIRYDWAAYLDTVEYMDNEVGQIMQKLEDEGLENNTIVIFIADNGRCNLRGKGYLQDPGIHIPMIVWAPGLIEAGTVIDELVCTTDISATVLKLTGSTIPDYITSKPFLGTDQPEYRQYVRSARDIWDEIDDCSRSITTKQFKYIKNHMPEIPWETDQAYLELNRPAMHVMRQLKKEGKLSDVEMIFMHDEKPVEELYDLENDPDELNNLASNPEYAVVLEQMRANEATWLQQNRDFGLEDLGNRQVEENMSSVLVRKGVKANAPDLWNRLESGELMETQSWKKYKSKN; from the coding sequence ATGCACTTATCTACTAAACTATACGGATTCCTCGCACTGCTAATCGGCCTATGCGCCGGGGTATCACATGCAATGGTAACCCCGTCGCCGACAATCAACAAGCGACCGAATATCATCTGGTTGATGGCTGAAGATATGGGGACGGATCTGGAGTGCTACGGCACTGCCGGAGTCAGAACACCCAACCTCAACCGACTCGCCGCAGAAGGCGCACGCTTCACTAAGGCCTATTGCGCGAACCCAATCTGCTCTCCGAACCGATCCTCCATGATGGTCGGAGTCAATCAAACGAGGATCAATGCACAGCACCATCGCAGCAATCGCGATGTGCCACTAATGGCTCCCTACAAACCGATCACCTATTGGATGCGCGATGCGGGCTACACCGCCATCCTTGGCAGCGATCTGGTAATGAAAGGAGGTAAGAAGATCGATTGCAATTTTAAGACTGCTCCACTCGGTTCGTATGACGGCGTGACGAATTTTGGCCTATTCGATAAGGAGCTAGATTTCTCTGCTGCCGATCAGCCCTTTTTCAATCAAATCCAACTCGTGGTCACGCACCGCGGGGATTGGTGGAACGGCGTGCGTGCAGAATCAAAGCACCCCGTCGACATGAATGCCATCGAGCTTCCGCCGTTCATGGCAGACACACCGGAAATTCGCTACGATTGGGCGGCCTACCTCGACACCGTCGAATACATGGATAACGAAGTCGGACAAATCATGCAAAAGCTTGAAGACGAAGGACTCGAAAACAACACCATCGTCATTTTTATCGCCGATAATGGTCGCTGTAATCTACGCGGCAAAGGTTACCTACAAGACCCAGGCATACACATTCCAATGATCGTCTGGGCACCCGGTCTCATTGAGGCGGGCACTGTCATCGACGAACTCGTATGCACCACCGATATTTCAGCAACCGTGCTAAAACTTACTGGCTCCACCATCCCCGACTACATCACGTCGAAACCATTCCTCGGCACCGACCAGCCAGAATACCGCCAATACGTGCGCTCCGCTCGTGACATCTGGGACGAGATCGATGATTGCTCACGCAGCATCACCACCAAACAGTTTAAATATATCAAAAATCATATGCCCGAGATACCATGGGAAACCGACCAGGCCTACCTGGAGCTTAACCGACCGGCCATGCATGTTATGCGTCAGCTAAAGAAGGAAGGTAAACTGAGTGACGTAGAAATGATCTTCATGCACGATGAAAAACCAGTCGAAGAACTCTACGACCTCGAGAACGATCCAGATGAGCTCAATAACTTAGCCAGCAACCCAGAATATGCAGTTGTGCTGGAACAGATGCGCGCCAACGAGGCCACATGGTTGCAGCAGAATCGCGACTTCGGACTGGAAGATCTAGGCAACCGTCAGGTCGAAGAGAACATGTCCTCAGTTCTAGTTCGCAAGGGAGTGAAAGCGAACGCCCCCGATCTGTGGAATCGTCTCGAATCGGGCGAACTAATGGAGACTCAAAGCTGGAAAAAATATAAGTCTAAGAACTAG
- a CDS encoding prepilin-type N-terminal cleavage/methylation domain-containing protein, protein MKLLSPQSRLSRNPATSLGFTLIELLTVIAVIAILAAILIPSISKVREKAQATQSLSNLRQLGVATQIYVADNKGMLPAIDWKVEEAYWVTSLWKVVYERDMLSQEADRSMDTIFNSPLHEPVAEGEEQGDNLKAFYGMNGWLAKKVDNGDGTKTKFGIPQISVLNPTKTILYGDAQKRVLWDLPSSIHYLHGNKCNFVFIDGHVESLTAEEMVALGDPFWRYDVATK, encoded by the coding sequence ATGAAATTACTTAGCCCCCAATCCCGATTGTCTCGTAATCCCGCGACCTCCCTAGGTTTCACCTTGATCGAATTACTTACGGTGATTGCAGTTATTGCAATCCTTGCCGCTATCTTAATCCCTTCAATTTCAAAAGTTAGAGAGAAAGCGCAGGCGACACAATCGTTGTCGAACTTACGTCAACTAGGTGTCGCAACGCAGATTTATGTAGCAGATAATAAGGGGATGCTCCCAGCCATCGACTGGAAAGTTGAGGAAGCGTATTGGGTGACTAGTTTATGGAAGGTCGTTTATGAGCGGGATATGCTTTCGCAGGAAGCTGATCGGAGCATGGATACTATTTTTAATTCACCGTTGCACGAACCGGTCGCCGAGGGCGAAGAGCAGGGGGATAATTTGAAGGCTTTTTATGGTATGAATGGCTGGTTGGCGAAGAAGGTTGATAATGGAGATGGCACCAAGACCAAGTTTGGAATTCCTCAGATTAGTGTGCTTAATCCTACCAAGACGATACTGTATGGAGATGCGCAAAAACGCGTGCTCTGGGACTTGCCGTCTTCAATTCATTACCTGCATGGGAACAAATGTAACTTTGTATTTATCGATGGACATGTGGAATCATTGACGGCGGAAGAGATGGTTGCTTTGGGTGATCCGTTCTGGAGATACGATGTAGCCACAAAATAG
- a CDS encoding DUF294 nucleotidyltransferase-like domain-containing protein, whose translation MNQIPKRVADALLKYPPFSMLRQADVESLAQTARIRAYAKDDFIWRQGDAPGEYVDFLAKGRVEYLWKKNQSEELVSVRDVGDVLGLTTFIDAISYQVSAHVVEESLVYALEWKQLKGLFDECDAARNYVRRHLFWATRVGHSASLPAQMNASVESNILEAHLVGARKIDLRPIERLLSCSLYTSLKEAATLISARRVSSILVVNEQRHPLGIVTSSLLIKRIIVEGIDEALPVSTIMASPVYTIGRDESATAAILLMLRQRIGQICITEDGSPRSPVLDVATHKDLLTQSGHHPAGLLREIRLARASSRFHELADDIEQVCNSYLTAGASSIFMGQICAEFYDTMVERFIEIIEHVMIAENDTLPDVRWSWIAVGSDGRREQLLRTDIDNAMVFASSGNDDTDERIRARLLKFNERVIQCLVDAGFSRCQGGIMASNPAWCKTELEWMEELRTLNRFTKGQDLLRGFTLMDMRHVAGDSALSAQLRAAMFHHATNEPTLLPAMAGYAVESRPPLNFLGKFIVEKKGMQEGRFDIKARGIKPICDIARVLALKCGVQSCYSTGKRLDELGRLKPEWAEVCRYASDSYEFLMRMRTLNGFKQDDSGRYIEPGSLTKLERTQLSNVFDVQRMLQNTLRIEFGLELNT comes from the coding sequence ATGAATCAGATTCCAAAGCGGGTTGCGGATGCCTTATTGAAATACCCGCCTTTCTCCATGTTAAGGCAAGCCGACGTTGAGTCCTTGGCGCAGACGGCGCGTATACGGGCGTATGCGAAGGATGACTTCATTTGGAGGCAGGGCGATGCGCCGGGAGAGTATGTTGATTTTCTTGCTAAAGGGCGGGTTGAATATTTATGGAAGAAGAATCAAAGCGAAGAGTTGGTAAGTGTCCGCGATGTGGGTGATGTTCTAGGTCTCACTACTTTTATAGATGCCATTTCGTATCAAGTTTCCGCTCACGTTGTCGAGGAGAGCTTGGTGTATGCATTGGAGTGGAAGCAACTCAAGGGACTGTTCGACGAATGTGATGCCGCCCGTAACTATGTGAGGCGTCACCTCTTTTGGGCGACACGCGTAGGCCATTCCGCCAGCCTGCCTGCTCAAATGAATGCCAGCGTCGAATCGAATATTCTAGAAGCGCATTTGGTCGGAGCGCGTAAGATTGATTTACGACCGATCGAGCGCTTACTGTCCTGTTCTTTGTATACTTCGTTGAAAGAAGCCGCGACTCTGATTTCCGCGAGACGTGTGTCCTCGATTTTGGTGGTCAATGAACAACGGCACCCTCTTGGTATTGTTACTAGCAGTTTACTGATCAAGCGTATCATTGTGGAAGGAATCGATGAGGCGTTGCCCGTTTCTACGATCATGGCGAGTCCAGTCTATACCATCGGTCGAGATGAGAGTGCGACGGCGGCGATTCTCTTGATGCTGCGTCAGCGAATTGGGCAAATTTGTATTACTGAGGATGGCAGCCCTCGCTCACCGGTGCTGGACGTGGCGACGCATAAGGATTTGCTCACACAGAGTGGGCATCATCCTGCTGGTCTGTTGCGCGAGATTCGTTTGGCGCGTGCATCATCACGCTTCCATGAGTTGGCCGATGATATTGAGCAGGTCTGTAATAGCTACCTGACTGCGGGTGCATCATCCATTTTTATGGGTCAAATCTGCGCCGAGTTTTACGATACGATGGTCGAACGCTTTATCGAAATTATTGAGCACGTCATGATCGCGGAGAATGATACATTGCCAGATGTGCGGTGGTCATGGATTGCGGTGGGGAGTGATGGGCGTCGTGAGCAGCTACTACGCACCGATATTGATAACGCGATGGTTTTTGCTTCCTCTGGTAATGACGATACGGATGAGCGCATTCGGGCGCGGTTGTTGAAATTCAATGAACGTGTGATTCAATGCCTTGTGGACGCAGGGTTCTCAAGATGCCAGGGGGGTATCATGGCCTCAAATCCCGCTTGGTGTAAAACGGAGCTTGAGTGGATGGAAGAGCTTCGAACCCTCAACCGATTTACAAAAGGCCAGGATCTGCTCCGTGGTTTCACGCTCATGGATATGCGTCATGTGGCAGGTGATTCCGCGCTTTCGGCTCAGCTACGAGCCGCGATGTTTCACCACGCAACGAATGAGCCGACTTTGTTACCTGCGATGGCTGGTTATGCGGTCGAGTCTCGGCCGCCGCTGAATTTCTTAGGTAAGTTTATCGTCGAAAAAAAGGGCATGCAGGAAGGGCGCTTTGATATTAAGGCCAGAGGCATCAAGCCGATTTGCGATATCGCTCGTGTGCTCGCTCTGAAATGTGGCGTTCAATCATGTTACTCGACTGGCAAACGATTGGACGAATTAGGACGCTTGAAGCCCGAGTGGGCAGAAGTTTGCCGATATGCGAGTGATTCTTATGAGTTTTTGATGCGAATGCGGACCTTAAACGGATTTAAGCAGGACGATTCGGGGCGCTATATCGAACCAGGCTCGCTGACGAAATTGGAGCGCACGCAATTATCCAATGTGTTCGATGTGCAGCGTATGCTACAGAATACCTTGCGAATTGAATTTGGATTGGAGCTCAACACATGA
- a CDS encoding 3'-5' exonuclease: MIRSLFNKDTDSVVQAYLGNFPRFRGGATTVQEASFIVLDVETTGFDAWHDKIVSIAWVKVVGGELLIESAKSAIVCQPNVDLKDSSAIHGLLHEQLQQGQKPESILAELLLDLSDSIIVGHHVAFDLRMINQSMRTHYQMKLKNRWLDTAELAMKTLDAFKTSGYSNQNPPSLDEVCTYCGITIEDRHTAEGDVLATAQLLLLMLARLQQRQKGDLPLKTLPLRRASSC, from the coding sequence ATGATTCGATCACTGTTTAATAAAGACACGGACAGCGTGGTTCAGGCCTATCTGGGAAATTTTCCGCGCTTCCGTGGCGGTGCGACTACGGTGCAAGAGGCGTCGTTTATTGTTTTGGATGTCGAAACGACTGGGTTTGATGCATGGCACGATAAGATTGTTTCGATTGCATGGGTCAAAGTTGTTGGCGGGGAGTTGCTGATCGAGTCCGCAAAGAGCGCGATCGTTTGTCAGCCGAATGTCGATTTGAAGGATTCTAGTGCGATCCACGGACTGTTACATGAGCAGTTGCAGCAGGGGCAAAAGCCCGAATCGATATTGGCCGAGCTTCTGCTGGATTTATCGGACTCGATCATCGTCGGACATCATGTTGCATTTGATCTACGTATGATAAATCAGTCGATGCGGACTCATTATCAGATGAAGTTGAAGAATCGCTGGCTTGATACGGCTGAGCTCGCGATGAAGACCCTCGATGCTTTCAAGACCAGTGGTTATAGTAATCAGAATCCACCATCGCTGGATGAGGTGTGCACCTATTGCGGTATTACGATAGAGGATCGCCATACGGCCGAAGGCGATGTGTTGGCGACTGCGCAATTACTACTGTTGATGTTGGCGCGGTTGCAGCAGCGCCAGAAAGGGGATCTGCCATTGAAGACCTTGCCCTTGCGGCGTGCGTCATCGTGTTAA
- a CDS encoding sulfatase — translation MTFKSTLLLTVASLLASQSFAADKPQDQPMNILMIAIDDLNDWVGFLGGHPQAKTPNMDRLAAQSMVFENANCSSVACNPSRSALMSGLPPYVTGLYSNHQKMRSVPALKDAIMIPRYFSNHGYTSMVRGKIFHHADMDEQSWDIMSNQKKDKLKIPKDQQTDMSPYKDIKIDNGLTFVQKPQIAWKSTMQPKELTQDYQNAIWAAQWLTDSADQDTPLPFFLACGIFRPHLPWTVPAEYYARFDLDTIELPPINEDDYSDIKGGPAAEYIDAKERGLLKEITWAYLANVAYADDCVGVLLDALEESPYKDNTIVVLWSDHGWHVGEKMRYKKSTLWEETARMPFLMKVPGSEPGRSIRPINLIDLYPTLIDLAGLPEKADLTGRSFKPLIDNPEMEWNYPSITTSSSGYSLRNERWRYITKKGGVEELYDHSKDPNEWHNLASNPEYDSVKAAFSKFIPKKQHK, via the coding sequence ATGACATTTAAATCCACTCTCTTACTCACCGTAGCCAGCCTTCTGGCGTCACAAAGCTTCGCAGCCGACAAGCCTCAAGATCAGCCGATGAATATCCTCATGATCGCCATCGACGATCTGAATGACTGGGTCGGATTCCTCGGTGGCCATCCGCAAGCCAAGACGCCGAATATGGATCGTCTCGCAGCGCAGAGTATGGTGTTTGAAAACGCGAACTGCTCGTCCGTCGCCTGTAACCCTTCGCGATCGGCCTTGATGAGTGGCCTGCCACCTTACGTCACCGGGCTGTATAGCAATCATCAGAAAATGCGCAGTGTGCCAGCTCTCAAGGATGCGATCATGATACCACGCTACTTCAGCAATCATGGCTACACCTCCATGGTGCGCGGTAAGATATTCCACCACGCGGACATGGATGAGCAGAGTTGGGACATCATGAGCAATCAGAAAAAGGATAAGCTCAAAATTCCCAAAGATCAGCAGACCGACATGAGTCCCTACAAGGACATCAAGATCGATAACGGCCTCACTTTCGTGCAGAAGCCGCAAATCGCATGGAAGTCCACCATGCAACCGAAAGAGCTCACCCAAGACTACCAGAATGCCATTTGGGCAGCGCAGTGGCTCACCGACTCAGCCGATCAAGACACGCCACTACCCTTTTTCTTGGCATGCGGCATATTTCGCCCTCACCTCCCATGGACAGTGCCTGCTGAATACTACGCCCGCTTCGATCTCGATACCATCGAACTGCCTCCGATCAACGAAGACGACTACTCCGACATTAAAGGCGGCCCTGCCGCAGAATATATCGACGCGAAAGAACGCGGCTTGCTCAAAGAAATCACCTGGGCCTATCTCGCGAATGTTGCTTATGCGGATGACTGCGTCGGCGTGCTACTCGATGCTTTGGAAGAAAGCCCTTACAAGGACAATACCATCGTCGTGCTCTGGAGTGACCACGGTTGGCACGTCGGCGAAAAAATGCGTTACAAAAAATCGACCCTGTGGGAAGAGACCGCACGCATGCCCTTTTTGATGAAAGTCCCCGGCTCAGAACCAGGCCGCAGCATTCGCCCAATCAATTTGATCGACCTGTATCCAACACTCATCGATCTAGCAGGCCTGCCTGAAAAGGCCGATCTCACCGGTCGCAGTTTCAAGCCACTCATCGACAACCCAGAAATGGAATGGAACTATCCATCCATCACAACCTCCTCATCAGGGTATAGCCTACGAAACGAACGCTGGCGCTACATCACCAAAAAAGGTGGCGTGGAAGAACTTTACGACCATAGCAAGGATCCGAATGAGTGGCATAACCTAGCGTCCAATCCTGAGTATGATTCCGTCAAAGCAGCATTCTCGAAATTCATCCCGAAAAAGCAGCATAAATAA
- a CDS encoding PQQ-binding-like beta-propeller repeat protein, translating to MTARLLSLTLFICGYAATYADSTIVQWGAPNGETDIVSANTDFNRKDTTYSQVEASSPTAADYYNSASGRTPHFHHAATVSGNTKRVQDDASGDFISSGKNSATYETMICWENFLTADSTLTSLSSTVRISGGATDAANLRWVIRKGDGNWYASEPISITINWETYTTGDPGGLTWYHFTPLTSGSAVVGSVATIDMIGVEALGFYGFFDNTDGNPWRGVHLRYFKATASQPPIARITHDTGYTISNVRTAWKSGERILIASSYDGRVIALDYDDGTILWENALSGFYNHDIWCDDLDGDGDDEVLAANADGKLYCIGSDGQDLWTFAPRTGDHAPPMNAVCVIRNGSTPYVVCGGYDMNLYYLSLSGNLLAPSQPHLTIPASGYSIESAWGDNPPPNNRHIANFLRPVKQSDGSEKLAVHGAQNSNAGNGSIYIFSPLATTPSYSNSISLNDPAGHMHAADVDGDGTEELLLGTSTHVNGADFQVVDYNDNSLTDFPIRDYKTELGGFGYFVVQPILVPDGATSRYLILIGNHIMLLPLDLDPAGMEVISGGTYSYNDIWRDPETGDIILASAQSGGSCVHIFNITAPNWKTEFTELTPPGKISTLLANTQTARTQLAAFTAPSWERAPLPVVLMTEGTTDVEALATDIQNNYDSPIILNGFGVNSQLPADWDRDTVLAANPTYRDKRDSRKDYNLTASEITTTVQSEFNANPDGVAFWGGHGNDPFFYDPELTKSFMTYGQSEGKMTVLIYPEVTDHSDDFAFVWNHLFEPLAIHARSNNTKLYIRTKNIFWQSEVYATSEPSGLDLWQELMNGNYADVFVPSMEETTSKTMELSVAGRLGIWASGAVDDWGSRCARDNVSYNRLRQHADQNLPNHFLRDMVYRVASGATYLNNFSVDQTYFSFLWELIAEGALYVPKREEIVSFNPVHLSMAEPDEHYIEEGTDTKWLTWFDETTENANPLVFSHLNGTWPASPVTDWDFSKYAAGVNDRRLHFLPPYEHGMVLITPPQAGDHAAATPARGAMIDHIHPMYRNIMTEYITDGRDYLDSTGNGKHDAKTYYTTVEADILANKSKLPITVSGGVAWVTAQSAPTHLRLTLVDSGYLNPEERTAIIHFHTVQPVQVKDLLSGETFSVNNGSTTITVPLGLFRFMDIELDEPFFPENDWGTFASVHGLSGNSRSDKDLDGMSDLHEFALGGDPLDPSDTGTPPQLTLNFDSHTASYFNVQLSSVTAGIHYEAQWKEDLRLGNWNTTWGTESNTTPGNPMELFERTLDTTDRAQLFFRLKISQP from the coding sequence ATGACTGCCCGACTACTTTCATTGACACTCTTCATCTGCGGATACGCTGCCACCTACGCGGATAGCACGATCGTCCAATGGGGTGCCCCCAACGGAGAAACGGACATCGTTAGCGCCAACACGGATTTCAACCGCAAGGACACCACCTACTCGCAAGTCGAAGCCTCGAGTCCGACCGCGGCGGACTATTACAATAGTGCTTCCGGTAGGACTCCACACTTTCACCATGCCGCCACGGTTTCGGGCAACACTAAACGCGTGCAAGACGATGCCAGCGGAGATTTCATCAGCAGCGGGAAAAACAGCGCCACGTATGAGACCATGATCTGCTGGGAAAATTTCCTCACTGCAGATAGCACCCTGACTAGCCTCAGTTCCACAGTAAGGATTAGCGGCGGAGCGACCGATGCCGCAAACCTTCGCTGGGTCATTCGCAAAGGCGACGGCAACTGGTATGCCAGCGAGCCAATCAGCATCACCATCAATTGGGAGACTTACACCACTGGAGATCCTGGTGGTCTCACATGGTATCACTTTACACCACTCACGAGTGGTTCCGCGGTGGTCGGCTCAGTCGCAACGATTGATATGATCGGCGTCGAGGCGCTCGGTTTCTACGGTTTCTTCGACAACACCGATGGCAACCCTTGGCGTGGCGTCCATCTGCGCTATTTTAAGGCGACTGCTTCCCAGCCACCGATTGCACGGATCACACACGACACTGGCTACACGATTTCGAATGTGCGCACCGCATGGAAATCTGGCGAGCGCATCCTCATCGCCAGTTCCTATGATGGCCGTGTGATCGCCCTCGATTACGACGACGGCACCATCCTCTGGGAGAATGCATTATCTGGGTTCTACAATCACGACATCTGGTGCGACGATCTCGATGGTGACGGCGACGACGAAGTCCTCGCAGCCAATGCCGACGGCAAGCTATACTGCATCGGCAGCGACGGACAAGATCTCTGGACTTTCGCCCCACGCACCGGCGACCATGCGCCACCGATGAATGCAGTCTGCGTCATTCGCAACGGCAGCACACCGTATGTCGTTTGTGGCGGCTACGACATGAACCTCTATTACCTCTCACTGAGTGGCAATTTACTCGCCCCTAGCCAGCCGCATCTGACGATTCCCGCTTCAGGCTACTCGATCGAGAGCGCTTGGGGCGATAATCCTCCGCCCAATAATCGACACATCGCTAACTTTCTGCGGCCAGTCAAACAGTCCGATGGCTCCGAAAAACTCGCGGTGCACGGCGCGCAAAACTCAAATGCCGGCAATGGTTCGATTTACATCTTCAGTCCACTGGCAACGACTCCGAGTTATTCCAATTCAATCAGTCTCAACGATCCTGCTGGCCACATGCACGCGGCAGATGTCGATGGCGACGGCACCGAAGAGCTCCTACTCGGCACCAGCACCCACGTCAATGGAGCCGATTTTCAAGTAGTCGATTACAACGACAATAGCCTCACCGACTTCCCCATTCGCGACTACAAAACAGAACTCGGCGGCTTCGGTTACTTCGTCGTTCAGCCCATCTTAGTTCCCGATGGAGCCACCTCCCGCTATCTCATACTGATCGGCAATCACATCATGCTGCTGCCACTCGACCTCGACCCTGCAGGCATGGAAGTCATCAGCGGTGGCACCTATTCCTACAACGATATCTGGCGCGATCCGGAAACGGGCGACATCATTCTAGCCAGTGCCCAAAGTGGCGGCAGTTGCGTGCACATTTTCAACATCACTGCGCCCAACTGGAAAACCGAATTCACCGAACTCACACCGCCAGGAAAGATCAGCACCCTACTAGCAAACACTCAAACCGCCCGCACACAACTAGCAGCCTTCACCGCACCGAGCTGGGAGCGCGCCCCATTACCCGTCGTGCTCATGACCGAAGGCACCACCGACGTCGAAGCACTCGCCACTGACATCCAAAACAACTATGACAGCCCCATCATTCTCAACGGATTTGGCGTCAATAGTCAGCTGCCGGCCGATTGGGATCGCGACACCGTGCTCGCCGCTAATCCGACATACCGCGACAAACGCGATAGCCGCAAGGATTACAATCTGACCGCATCCGAGATCACCACCACTGTGCAAAGCGAATTCAACGCAAATCCCGATGGCGTCGCCTTTTGGGGTGGTCACGGCAACGACCCCTTCTTCTATGATCCCGAGCTCACCAAGAGTTTCATGACTTATGGGCAGTCCGAAGGTAAGATGACCGTGCTCATCTACCCCGAAGTGACCGACCACAGCGACGACTTTGCCTTTGTGTGGAACCACCTGTTTGAGCCACTGGCCATTCACGCACGCAGCAACAACACAAAACTCTACATCCGCACAAAGAATATCTTCTGGCAGTCCGAAGTCTATGCCACTTCCGAGCCCAGCGGACTCGACCTCTGGCAGGAGTTAATGAATGGCAACTATGCCGACGTTTTTGTGCCCTCAATGGAAGAGACCACCTCGAAGACGATGGAGCTCAGTGTGGCTGGGCGCTTAGGCATTTGGGCCAGCGGCGCAGTCGACGACTGGGGCTCACGTTGCGCACGTGATAACGTCAGCTACAATCGCCTCCGCCAACACGCGGATCAGAACCTGCCCAACCACTTCCTGCGTGACATGGTTTACCGTGTTGCCAGTGGAGCGACCTACCTCAACAATTTCTCCGTCGATCAGACCTACTTCAGCTTCCTCTGGGAACTCATTGCTGAAGGTGCACTCTATGTGCCCAAGCGTGAAGAGATCGTCAGCTTCAACCCCGTCCATCTCAGCATGGCCGAGCCTGATGAACATTATATCGAAGAAGGCACCGACACAAAATGGCTCACATGGTTCGACGAAACGACCGAGAACGCCAACCCACTCGTATTCAGCCACCTCAACGGCACCTGGCCTGCCTCACCCGTAACCGATTGGGATTTTTCAAAATACGCGGCTGGCGTAAACGATCGTCGCCTACATTTCCTACCGCCTTACGAGCACGGCATGGTGCTCATCACGCCGCCCCAAGCAGGCGACCATGCAGCAGCCACCCCCGCACGTGGTGCCATGATCGATCACATCCACCCGATGTATCGCAACATCATGACCGAATACATCACCGATGGCCGCGATTACCTCGACAGCACTGGCAACGGCAAGCATGACGCCAAAACCTACTACACCACAGTCGAGGCCGACATCCTTGCCAACAAGAGCAAGCTCCCTATCACCGTCTCCGGTGGTGTGGCCTGGGTCACCGCACAGTCCGCCCCCACTCACCTGCGACTCACACTCGTCGACAGTGGCTATCTCAACCCCGAAGAACGCACCGCCATCATCCACTTCCACACCGTGCAACCCGTGCAAGTTAAAGACCTACTTAGCGGCGAGACTTTTTCCGTCAATAACGGCAGCACCACCATCACCGTGCCGCTCGGCCTATTCCGCTTCATGGACATCGAACTCGACGAGCCCTTCTTTCCTGAAAACGACTGGGGGACGTTTGCCAGTGTTCACGGCCTCAGCGGCAACTCCAGATCAGACAAAGACTTAGATGGCATGAGTGATTTGCACGAATTCGCCCTAGGTGGCGATCCGCTCGATCCGTCCGACACCGGAACTCCCCCGCAATTGACTCTAAACTTCGACAGCCACACGGCGTCCTATTTCAACGTGCAGTTGAGTTCCGTGACTGCAGGTATCCATTACGAAGCTCAATGGAAGGAGGATCTAAGACTCGGGAATTGGAATACGACTTGGGGCACTGAAAGTAACACAACCCCGGGCAACCCGATGGAGCTATTTGAGCGGACACTCGATACGACAGATAGAGCGCAATTATTCTTCCGATTAAAAATCTCTCAACCATAG